The window ATCCTGCGCCATTGTCTCGTGGTTGGGCGCGATGGGGCCGAACAGCCTGCGGCGGTTCACCCCGACTAGCAGGGTCGCAATAATCACGGAGGTCTGCTGAATGGCGATATCACTGCGCACAGTGCCATCCTTGATCCCGCGGTTGAGGCAGGCCACAACGGTCTCTGCAAGGTAGTCGTAGAACGCATCCATGGCCTTGCGGGCGCTGTCTATCGTCGTATAGGCGTTCAGGATAACCTTGAACTCGATGTTGCGGGCGTCGATGAAGCCGCACAGGTCGAGGATGAGGTTCTCTATCAGGCAATAGCCGGACTTCTGGCGTTCCTTGATCTGGTCCAGAAGCACGCGGTAATCAGCCAGAAAGGTCTCCACGATCACATCGAAAATCTGCTGCTTCGACTTGTAGTGCCGGTATATTGCGGCATCCGTCACATTGGAGGTCTTGGCTATCTGGGCGATGGTGGTGCCCTTGAATCCATTCTCGGCGAAAAGCTGCTTGGCGTTTTCCAGAATCAAGTCTTTGGATGATGCCATCATTGCCTCGTATTGGTTTGGGATCTGACCGGACGCCATGGCCTCCGGAGCACGGTCTCAATATGTCTGCAGTATCCCGCCCCCGGTACAGTGGACGGGCAAACCTAACGTACATTCAAGTATGCAATGCAACACACGCATTGCGTTCACTATACTGCACTGTCAGACCAAAAAAAGCAAACCGCCATGACAGCAGATTCCGAAACGCCCCGTCCGACACCGGCCAACAGACCGAAGCCCGCCCGGAATCAACGTTCCGCATCAGACAAGATCACGCTCCGTGCCCGTATACTCACGCGGAGTCTCCCGCCCCTCCAGCACGCGCAGGCAACCGGCTGCCAGCGCCTGCATCTCCTCCACTTCAGGCAAGACAACAAAAGGCGCAAGGAATCCCATTCTGCGGCGAAGCGTCTCAATCAGCCGTACACTCCGGGCCATACCGCCCGTAATGACAATGGCGCTGATGCCGTCTTCCCCGCGTGCATCCTCCACTCCTTCAAGCAGGGCTGGGGCAAGAGAGACCAGTTCCTTGGCAACATTATACGCCATGGCCTCGAAGATTCGTCTGGCCTGCTCGTCACCTTGCTGCATGCGGCGCTCAACCTCGCGCAGGTCGTTGGTGCCCAGATGCGCCCACAATCCACCTTCCTTGAGGATGATTGTGCGCAGGGCCTCATAGGTATACCTGCCCTCGTGCACCAGATCCAGCACCCCCAATGCAGTGAGCCTGCCGGTGCGCTCCGGCGTGAAGGGACCGTCGCCATCCAGAGCGTTCACAACATCGCAGATGCGCCCGTGCCGGTGCGCCGCAACGGAAATGCCGCCCCCCATATGGCAGACGAGGAACTTACCCTTCTCATACTCGATCCCCAGCTTGCGGGCGGCGGTACGGGCAGCGGCGCGCTGCGACAGAGCGTGAAACACGCTGCGTCGCGGCAGTTCCGGCAGGCCGGAGATGCGGGCCACGTCGTCCATTTCATCCGTAACCACGGGGTCGACGATGACCGCCTCAACGCCGTGCTGTCTGGCAAATTCCAGCGCCAGCGGAGCCCCGAGGTTGCAGGGGTGTTCACCATGTTTAGCGGAAGCCAGATCATCCAGCATGGCCTGCGTAACCCGCCACGAACCACCGTGCATGGGGGCCAGCAGACCACCGCGACCAACCACGGCAGCCAGTTTCACGTCTGCGTAGCCATGTTCGGCAAGCGCCTGCAAAATGGCATCGCGTCGCAGGGACATTTGTTCCGTAACCCGCGCATAATGGCGCAATTCCTTCTTGTCGTGCTCGACGGTATGGGAAAACAGTTCGGTTTCGCCATCGAACAACGCCACCTTGGTGGAGGTGGAACCGGGATTGATCGCAAGTATGTGCATCAGGGAGCTTCCTTCTGTGCCATGGTCATGAGGGTGGCCAGCGCAATGGAGTAGAACTTGGTTCTGTCGGTATCGCCACGGGAAGGCAGCACCACGGGCACGCTGCTACCGGCCACAATGCCGGCCATTTCTATATTCATCATGGAAGTCAAAGCCTTATAGAGAATATTGCCACTTTCAATATCAGGCGCGACCAGAATATCAGCATTCCCGGCCACGGGATTGCACACGCCCTTGCATTCCACGGCCCGCTGGCTCACGGCAAGGTCAAGCGCAAACGGCCCGGCCACAATGGCATCACCGAACTCGCCCTGCTCGCCCATCTTAGCCACCATCTGAGCATCAAGGGTGGCAGGCATGGCGGGATAGATAACCTTCTCCGTAGCGGCCAGCATGGCAACGCGGGGAGCCGCAATGCCCAGCGCCTCAGCCACCTTGAGGGCGTTACGCAGGATATCCGCCTTACGCTGCAGATTCGGCGAAATGTTTATGCCGGCGTCGGTAAGGATCATCAGCTTGTCATGCCCCGGAGCATTGAACACACCGACATGCGAAAGCACGCCCGTGGGCGGCACGCCGGTTTCCTTGTTCAACACGCCGCGAAGCAGAACATCCGTATTCACCTTGCCCTTCATGATGGCACCTGCGTCACCGGCCTTGTAAAGACGGATGCACAGTTCAACCGCTGCCGCGGGATCGGCCACGTCATGCCGTTCAAAGGAAGACATGTCCGCACCAAGCTTGCCTGCAATATGGGCCACCTTCTCCTGATCCCCAACGAAAATGGGATCAACCAGCCCCCGTTCATGAGCGGCCAGACACGCCTGAATGACAAAGTCCTCGGCACAGGCCGCCACGGCCAGACGGGTCCGGACATTCCGGGCGAGCATATGCTCGGCAAGATGCTCAAGAGATCGAATGGTCATGCTTTCTCCGCTGCTATTCATCGCCACGCTTCAAGGCCACCACGCCGGTGCGGCACAGGCTGCGTATACCGTGAGGACGAAGCATCTTGATAAGGCCATCCACCTTGTCCTCGTCACCCGTAATCTCAACGCTGATGGTCTCCTGTCCCATGCCGATGACGTTGGCCCGGAACACCTCGAAAATCTGCATGACCTGCGTCATGGTCTCACGGGTGAAGCCTACCTTGATCAGCGCCATCTCGCGATCGACGAACTCCTTGCGGGAAAGGTCATCCAGTTCGGCAATGGAATCGAGCAGGCGCACTTCGTCGAGAACCTTTTCCAGTTGGGCGTCGTGATTTTCCACGGTGATGACCAGACGGGACACGTCAAACTCTTCCGTTTCCGCACAGGAAATGGATTTGAAGTTCACGCCGTTTCTCTTGAATACATCAGTAACGTCGGCAACTACACCGACCCTGTTTTTCACCAACGCGGAAATGGTATGTTTCATTGTACTACTCCTTGATAAGCTGGCAGGACTATACCTTTCTCCGCCGCGCATCACAACATCGCCAACCCGCTTTAATCCTTACATAAGACCATTTCTGACAATAATCGTAATTACTGCACCGGCCCCATTCCGTAAAAAACCCCGTCCGGCTCGCTGACACATAAGATGTCTGCCGGACGGGGTTGCCGCCATGTGTCCGCCCTCTGTAAAGAGCGCCTGTCTGTTCATCAGATGTCAAAATGCCCCTGCTCATCCATCACCGGACAGACAAGATCAACGCCGGAACGCAGATGAAGATCCATAAGGGTTTGCAGCGAATGTGGCGTGTGACGTGAAAGCCGTGCCGTGAACGCCCGCAACAGCGCCGGAGAAGCCCGCCCCTGCATATACAGACGGCGCAGCCACTTCCAACGGTCGCGGTACGGGTAGCACCGGCCCAGCCCAGTCATTGACACGGCCCTGTCCATGGCTTCCACAGCCAGGTCACCTTGCCTCAGCACCATGAAATCGTGTTGTACTTGCTGTCCCATAGTCACCTCCCGCAATCGCTCTTACGGTATCCGCCTTCCGGCTCATATCGCTGCCCGCTTTGACAGATGTCCGGCTCCAGCAAAATATGTCGTCATCCGGAGGTTCGGCAGAGGAAAAGCGAAGCCCCCGTCCGGGGAAGCAAACTTCTCCTGTTATATAGAAAATGCTTCTCGGATGCCTTTCTGGCAATGATTCTTTCCTCTCTTGCCCAATTTATCATGGGTGCTTACATTCGAAAACGAGCTACAATACAAAATGTTCGGAGATTACCATGCGCTACATCACTCCCTTGCACCACCTGCTTGCCTTTCTGCTTGTTCTTTCCATGCACGCCGCAGCTTTTGCCGAGGCCGGAGACGTTACACCGGAAGAGGCCATCCGCCTTATCAACGAGGCCACCCCGCAGAACGAGCTGGTCATACTCGATATACGGACAGCACCCGAATTCATGATGGGACACATACAGAATGCTGTGCACATGAACTTTTACAACAGCGACTTCGAAACGCAGCTCAGCACCCTGCCCCGCGACAAGCGCTACCTGCTTTACTGCCATTCCGGCAGCAGAAGCGAGCGCGCCCTTGCCATGATGCGCAAGATGGGCTTCCACCATGTCTATCATCTGCAATCAGGCATTGTCGGCTGGTACAAAGCCGACCTGCCCCTTGAACACTGATGCCCGGTCAAACGCCCTTTGCTACGATTTTGTAGCGCCCGTGAAAAAGCGGGATTTTCCCGCATCATTATGTTATTATTTCATCGCATTTTCTATACGCCGCTTGCACTGCTGTGCCAAAATCAGTAGGAAGGGCAACATCAATAACATGCAAAGCCGACTCCGGCCTTTTTTAAGGAGTTATATATATGTGTGGCATCATCGGATACACTGGACACAGACCTGCCGTTCCGCTCATTGTTGAAGGCCTGCGCCGTCTGGAATACCGCGGATACGACTCCGCCGGTGTTGCCTTCATCCAGAACAAGCAGCTCACCACCATACGCGCCGAAGGCAAGCTGCTGAATCTGGAAGCCAAGCTCGAAAGCGTGAACACCACCCTTGCCACTTCCGGCATGGGCCACACCCGTTGGGCTACCCACGGCATTCCCGTTGAACGCAACGCGCACCCGCACATGTGTTCCGACGGCTCTCTTGCCATCATCCACAACGGCATCATCGAAAATTACCAGCCCCTGAAGAATGAACTCATCGCCAAGGGCTACACCTTCAAGTCCGAAACCGACACCGAAGTGCTGGCGAACCTCATCGCCGAAGGCCGCAAGCAGACCGGTGCGCTGGACAAGGGTATCAGCTGGGCCCTGCAGCGCGTTGAGGGTGCCTACGCCGTGGTGGTTTACGCCACGGATATGCCCGGCATCATCTACGGCGCACGTCTTTCCAGCCCCTTTGTGATGGGTATCGGCCAGGGCGAGAACTTTGTTGCTTCCGACATCCCCGCCTTCCTGCCCTACACCCGCGACGTAGTCTTCCTTGAAGACGGCGAGATGGTCCGCATCGAAGCCAACGAGTGGCAGGTGCTGAATGTGAAGACCCTTGAGCCCGTGGAAAAGCAGATTCACCACATCCAGTGGGATATCCAGTCCGCCCAGAAGGGCGGGTACAAGCACTTCATGCTCAAGGAAATCTTCGAGCAGCCCCGCGTCATCACCGACTGCATGACCGGCAGGGTGGACTGGCAGCGCAAGGAAGTACTGCTGCCCGAACTGGATGCCATGCCCGTGCCCAAGCGCCTGCACATTGTGGCCTGCGGCACCAGCTACCATGCGGGCATGTGGGGTCAGACCCTCATTGAGAACTGGGCGGGCATTCCCGTGAACGTGGAAATTGCCTCCGAATTCCGCTACCGCGATCCCATTCTGCAGGACGGCGACATGATTCTCGTGATCAGTCAGTCCGGCGAAACCGCCGATACGCTCGCGGGCCTGCGCATTGCCAAGGAACGCGGCATCGAGGTCATCGGCCTGTGTAACGTGGTGGGTTCCTCCATCGCACGCGAATCCGACACCGTCATCTACACGCAGGCAGGACCGGAAATCTCCGTGGCCTCCACCAAGGCCATGTGTTCGCAGATGACCGTGATCACCCTCA is drawn from Desulfovibrio mangrovi and contains these coding sequences:
- a CDS encoding TetR/AcrR family transcriptional regulator, yielding MASSKDLILENAKQLFAENGFKGTTIAQIAKTSNVTDAAIYRHYKSKQQIFDVIVETFLADYRVLLDQIKERQKSGYCLIENLILDLCGFIDARNIEFKVILNAYTTIDSARKAMDAFYDYLAETVVACLNRGIKDGTVRSDIAIQQTSVIIATLLVGVNRRRLFGPIAPNHETMAQDTVVFCQSAIRSF
- the buk gene encoding butyrate kinase gives rise to the protein MHILAINPGSTSTKVALFDGETELFSHTVEHDKKELRHYARVTEQMSLRRDAILQALAEHGYADVKLAAVVGRGGLLAPMHGGSWRVTQAMLDDLASAKHGEHPCNLGAPLALEFARQHGVEAVIVDPVVTDEMDDVARISGLPELPRRSVFHALSQRAAARTAARKLGIEYEKGKFLVCHMGGGISVAAHRHGRICDVVNALDGDGPFTPERTGRLTALGVLDLVHEGRYTYEALRTIILKEGGLWAHLGTNDLREVERRMQQGDEQARRIFEAMAYNVAKELVSLAPALLEGVEDARGEDGISAIVITGGMARSVRLIETLRRRMGFLAPFVVLPEVEEMQALAAGCLRVLEGRETPREYTGTERDLV
- a CDS encoding bifunctional enoyl-CoA hydratase/phosphate acetyltransferase, which gives rise to MTIRSLEHLAEHMLARNVRTRLAVAACAEDFVIQACLAAHERGLVDPIFVGDQEKVAHIAGKLGADMSSFERHDVADPAAAVELCIRLYKAGDAGAIMKGKVNTDVLLRGVLNKETGVPPTGVLSHVGVFNAPGHDKLMILTDAGINISPNLQRKADILRNALKVAEALGIAAPRVAMLAATEKVIYPAMPATLDAQMVAKMGEQGEFGDAIVAGPFALDLAVSQRAVECKGVCNPVAGNADILVAPDIESGNILYKALTSMMNIEMAGIVAGSSVPVVLPSRGDTDRTKFYSIALATLMTMAQKEAP
- the ilvN gene encoding acetolactate synthase small subunit, with protein sequence MKHTISALVKNRVGVVADVTDVFKRNGVNFKSISCAETEEFDVSRLVITVENHDAQLEKVLDEVRLLDSIAELDDLSRKEFVDREMALIKVGFTRETMTQVMQIFEVFRANVIGMGQETISVEITGDEDKVDGLIKMLRPHGIRSLCRTGVVALKRGDE
- a CDS encoding rhodanese-like domain-containing protein codes for the protein MRYITPLHHLLAFLLVLSMHAAAFAEAGDVTPEEAIRLINEATPQNELVILDIRTAPEFMMGHIQNAVHMNFYNSDFETQLSTLPRDKRYLLYCHSGSRSERALAMMRKMGFHHVYHLQSGIVGWYKADLPLEH
- the glmS gene encoding glutamine--fructose-6-phosphate transaminase (isomerizing), whose amino-acid sequence is MCGIIGYTGHRPAVPLIVEGLRRLEYRGYDSAGVAFIQNKQLTTIRAEGKLLNLEAKLESVNTTLATSGMGHTRWATHGIPVERNAHPHMCSDGSLAIIHNGIIENYQPLKNELIAKGYTFKSETDTEVLANLIAEGRKQTGALDKGISWALQRVEGAYAVVVYATDMPGIIYGARLSSPFVMGIGQGENFVASDIPAFLPYTRDVVFLEDGEMVRIEANEWQVLNVKTLEPVEKQIHHIQWDIQSAQKGGYKHFMLKEIFEQPRVITDCMTGRVDWQRKEVLLPELDAMPVPKRLHIVACGTSYHAGMWGQTLIENWAGIPVNVEIASEFRYRDPILQDGDMILVISQSGETADTLAGLRIAKERGIEVIGLCNVVGSSIARESDTVIYTQAGPEISVASTKAMCSQMTVITLMALAWARRNNTLADETRLNAIAGLSKLAGQLEMELPRMRTEAQTLARQYSTARSFFFLGRGQCYPLALEGALKLKEISYIHAEGYASGEMKHGPIALIDPEFPTFALALNDHLYTKVKSNLEEVQARSGKVIALANPGHDLKVDHPWILPEAWGPLNAFLALPALQLFSYEAADYLGKDVDQPRNLAKSVTVE